The region tttgctgaaggaccttcgtattttctcgttaaaaaatgttttgggctgagctgcgaaccacgaatgcatcgtcgtcttcaccttttcatcagctttctcggcatccatctcgcacaaactttttaaaacccaaatctgtcgtgcactattccATAAGCacagccgtggctgatttgcaaatgatttgccacattatccagtgtcactcgtctattccatagagcataagttcatgagcacgttcaatgttgtcgtcgtggatgtggacgggcgtccagctgttttttcataacacttgtgcgatcttctttgaacttttgtgcccattcaaacacacttcgtgacaaaacactttctccataatgtgcattaaatctttgataaatataggcatcaaacataacttccgaccacaagaaacgaatcacagcatcctgcactgttttcctgcaaatcgccattgcaaagcgccattactcgcgcaacggtcacaaacgaattgacgtaacacaatgaaacctgcgcaacagcactgaacagatattgacgtcatacgaagagtgcagatggatcaatacggtccacagaagttttaactatctggagtgcggataaatttttaccgagagtcgtataggaatctataatctgtaagtacacctttggctgaatggaaatttctcttacatatagtcaaaaatgcagaaacagtgtattgaattggaaagtgataaaaaataagcgaagtttcgaggttgcatgtgattgcatgagtacacaggacgtttttagcgaataaaaaataattttgaaagacacgagacttatcttgtattttatgcactctctgtgtctgAATCTCCAGAAGcactctatcttatgaagtgttttagattagccggaaaattttgtatgtacatacaagaagtatacgatctaagtgaaatattccattattctcttgatacaacagaaacgaaatttacagaacttctcagaaagttggtttattattaccaaattaatagaattaatatacgtttatcatctttacatacctaagtcgtgaaggtttatcgtgcgtagaaaattagtgtcgtttcaaagttacatttcgtacattttaagcctataatttgtaacgtacaaaacaatgtaaatttgagctgtttcttatctccacaataagaaaatccaactttacgttttttacacaatgatatttatggaacagtaatatcatattattgcatcgcttggagaatgaagtcaaggtacgatgtgaccctagtgtaaacgctgggatagccagctgtgccgcacttataagcgtaagacacaatacctattaaataggaggttaattcatgttgtatcagcagtggtccgccgcggtcagcctgaaaggatcgttaaatttttaatcaaagatactgaaatatatcgatcgaattgtattgaaattatacttatatacagtaataatcttctattgatttgtgtatagaaatactccaatttataatgtacatgttatatgtattttgagcaaaactaagattagaaggaaattagattaaataccataatgaggtgtgagaagtgggcaaaactattaaattgtgtttatctattatttctaatgtttaagacgtcgatttgatgttaattcgaattgacgtgtcttcagataccgtatagtttgtagtaactctgtaacttaattaccgtacaagaatcctctccaccctgagcatgttcggcgcatattataccatcagtgatatcaggtgcattaggaaatttggaataagctattttgcattcggcgttcttaatcactggcatttgtacttccattaatgcattacgtcgtggtcgtcctacgaagaaaataagaaagatatttaagactggaactgtttaattttattataaaattgatatcacttactatatcttaacgctctgCATCCAGCatcaagggggttatagccgacgaagttgctctttcgtaggggctctt is a window of Bombus vancouverensis nearcticus unplaced genomic scaffold, iyBomVanc1_principal scaffold0052, whole genome shotgun sequence DNA encoding:
- the LOC143304725 gene encoding venom serine protease Bi-VSP-like gives rise to the protein MEVQMPVIKNAECKIAYSKFPNAPDITDGIICAEHAQGGEDSCTADRGGPLLIQHELTSYLIGIVSYAYKCGTAGYPSVYTRVTSYLDFILQAMQ